A genomic region of Papaver somniferum cultivar HN1 chromosome 7, ASM357369v1, whole genome shotgun sequence contains the following coding sequences:
- the LOC113296688 gene encoding nucleolin 2-like, giving the protein MHANNHFEEEEELLKDMKLSQQLAREDMELAEKIALGPTRPRNTRMTPYTPQVKRTGASKTLVAMNLSSSTSKSDVIEFFKWPGDVVDVRFSYYPSGEFRGVCHLEFATEEAAKKAMKLNGEYLSGSWVKLGFSRESIFVRGFDTSSEINEIRSSLKEHFSSCGEILWMHIPTFHDTGIARGIAFIEFYHLDAFPKALAMNGHKLGDYPLTIEDATPLNLNVTGTGGRAVSSGGRFGPYGGPTYIHGFLLKSDRGYGGAGLRRVGSPYRHPSDKCLPMP; this is encoded by the exons AT GCATGCAAACAATCATTTTGAGGAGGAAGAGGAACTTTTAAAGGACATGAAGTTGTCTCAACAACTTGCGAGGGAGGACATGGAGTTGGCTGAAAAAATTGCCCTTGGACCAACTAGACCTCGTAATACA CGAATGACCCCTTATACCCCTCAAGTGAAAAGGACTGGAGCATCAAAAACACTTGTTGCCATGAACCTATCGTCTTCCACTTCCAAGTCTGATGT GATCGAGTTCTTTAAATGGCCTGGGGATGTTGTTGATGTGCGTTTCTCTTATTATCCTAGTGGAGAATTCAGGGGAGTATGCCATCTTGAGTTTGCAACTGAAGAAGCTGCAAAGAAG GCAATGAAGCTGAATGGCGAATATTTATCGGGCAGTTGGgtaaaacttggattttctcgTGAATCCATTTTTGTTCGAGGTTTCGATACTTCTTCTGAAATCAACGAG ATCCGGAGCTCCCTAAAAGAGCATTTCTCATCTTGCGGAGAGATCTTATGGATGCACATTCCAACATTTCATGACACTGGTATTGCTCGCGG GATTGCTTTCATTGAGTTTTACCACCTCGATGCTTTCCCAAAAGCACTTGCGATGAATGGGCATAAACTTGGTGATTATCCCTTGACAATTGAAGATGCGACACCATTAAACCTTAATGTTACAGGAACGGGTGGTAGAGCTGTATCATCTGGAGGGCGTTTTGGTCCTTATGGTGGCCCAACTTATATTCATGGGTTCTTACTAAAATCTGATAGAGGTTATGGTGGTGCTGGCTTACGAAGGGTTGGAAGCCCCTATCGTCATCCTTCAG
- the LOC113296687 gene encoding chaperone protein dnaJ 20, chloroplastic-like: MSSGVISEYGSFCLQLKPHQPLSTTSRNPSSNFVFFKTYYSKPNLLLENHGFKTKATINEQNFLLSEDDLSFYQLLGIPEGVSFVEIKQAYKQLARKYHPDVSPPDRTEEYTRRFIQVTEAYEILSDPTRRAMYDKDLARGLHLAFSARKRYNNPNYHQNDEGLDNRGDWKNRWQSQLTGLKRKNMNQASGEKMSWAARMRKLRNQPSGE, translated from the exons atgagTTCTGGAGTAATATCTGAATATGGCAGCTTCTGTCTACAGCTAAAACCCCATCAACCACTCTCAACAACAAGTAGAAACCCATCATctaattttgttttcttcaaaacctATTATTCAAAGCCAAATCTATTGCTTGAAAACCATGGTTTCAAGACAAAAGCCACCATTAATGAACAGAATTTCTTGTTGTCAGAAGATGATTTGAGTTTTTATCAACTATTGGGTATTCCAGAAGGTGTAAGTTTTGTTGAAATTAAACAAGCTTATAAACAATTAGCAAGAAAGTATCATCCAGATGTTTCACCACCAGATCGTACAGAAGAGTATACAAGAAGATTTATTCAGGTTACAGAAGCTTATGAGATATTGTCTGATCCAACTAGGAGAGCCATGTATGATAAGGATTTGGCTAGAGGTTTACATCTTGCTTTCTCTGCTCGAAAACGATATAATAATCCGAATTACCACCAAAATGATGAG GGATTGGATAACAGAGGTGACTGGAAAAACCGTTGGCAATCTCAGTTAACAGGATTAAAGAGGAAAAACATGAACCAGGCTTCAGGAGAAAAAATGTCATGGGCTGCTCGAATGCGCAAGCTAAGAAATCAACCATCAGGAGAATGA